From Nitratidesulfovibrio vulgaris str. Hildenborough, a single genomic window includes:
- a CDS encoding response regulator, which translates to MKSVLIVDDEAICRLLFTRVLQQADYSVDAVECGADALEAIEGRMYDAILMDMQMPGIDGCTLAQRIRGRFDAASGTAPRLVLLSATHADARPQAHAPWPFDAQITKDAAVDGLCAFMTRLFEKDGATPAAMPANPSRIDLGTATG; encoded by the coding sequence ATGAAGTCCGTGCTCATCGTCGATGACGAAGCCATTTGCAGGCTGCTCTTCACACGTGTGCTGCAACAGGCCGATTATTCCGTTGACGCCGTCGAGTGCGGCGCAGACGCCCTCGAGGCCATCGAAGGGCGGATGTACGATGCCATCCTGATGGACATGCAGATGCCCGGCATTGACGGCTGCACACTGGCCCAACGCATCCGGGGACGCTTCGACGCAGCATCCGGCACCGCGCCACGCCTTGTGCTGCTGTCAGCCACCCATGCGGATGCGCGCCCGCAAGCCCACGCCCCGTGGCCTTTCGACGCCCAGATAACGAAAGACGCCGCCGTGGACGGACTCTGTGCCTTCATGACCCGCCTCTTCGAGAAAGACGGGGCCACCCCTGCCGCCATGCCCGCCAATCCTTCAAGGATTGACCTTGGCACGGCAACTGGGTAA
- a CDS encoding TetR/AcrR family transcriptional regulator: MKRDTILSTAARLFAERGFNNTPTSLLAREAGVAEGTIFRHFKTKDDIFLTLIRNVKDQLISDIEKYLEVRAPETSIEKVVSIIKSFYVFVKKNRMEFSLIFRDAPTRYGERNDNVFLAIKDIYTYLGDYVLQALQEGQRDGSIRADINTRDTAHMLVSTMAGLVRAIHFQFIEPSDDLLRNVVDNCTNFLKPRA, from the coding sequence ATGAAGCGCGATACTATCCTTTCCACAGCAGCCCGCCTGTTCGCCGAGCGCGGCTTCAACAACACCCCCACAAGCCTGCTGGCACGCGAGGCGGGTGTCGCCGAAGGTACCATCTTCCGCCATTTCAAGACCAAGGATGATATCTTTCTCACGCTCATCCGCAATGTGAAAGACCAGCTCATCAGCGACATCGAGAAGTACCTCGAAGTCCGCGCCCCTGAGACCAGCATCGAAAAGGTCGTGTCCATCATCAAGTCGTTCTATGTCTTCGTGAAGAAGAACCGTATGGAGTTCAGCCTCATCTTCCGTGATGCGCCGACCCGCTACGGCGAACGCAACGACAACGTCTTTCTCGCCATCAAGGACATCTACACCTATCTGGGCGACTATGTGCTGCAAGCCCTTCAGGAAGGACAGCGCGACGGTTCCATCCGGGCGGACATCAACACCCGCGATACCGCGCACATGCTGGTGAGCACCATGGCTGGTCTCGTGCGTGCCATCCACTTCCAGTTCATCGAACCCAGCGACGACCTGCTGCGCAATGTCGTCGACAACTGCACGAACTTCCTCAAGCCGCGCGCCTAA
- a CDS encoding magnesium transporter CorA family protein: MISIFKTISGRLDRIDDFEPGCWVNLVAPTAAEVSQVADRYGIAADYLTDSLDADERARVEVEDDAIIMVVRAPMPNEKNPQVPFTTLPIGIIIAPDAIITICAAEGDLVTFLLNGKVRALDTGKRMRLAIQLLQKVALTYLSDLRAINRKSEAIERELQKSMRNKELLELFSIEKSLVYFITSLKANDIIMEKLRSSRLVHLSEDEMDLLEDAIIENRQAIGMTTIYTDILSGLMDAFASVINNNMNTVMKMLTGVTIVLMIPNIITGAYGMNIDVPLHDSPYAFMFVVGSSLLLCCLAWLLFTKKRWM; the protein is encoded by the coding sequence ATGATCTCAATATTCAAGACGATTTCCGGTCGACTCGACCGCATCGACGATTTCGAACCCGGCTGTTGGGTCAACCTCGTCGCCCCCACCGCCGCGGAAGTGTCGCAGGTGGCAGACCGCTACGGCATCGCCGCCGACTATCTGACCGACTCTCTCGACGCCGACGAACGTGCGCGGGTCGAGGTCGAGGACGATGCCATCATCATGGTGGTGCGTGCGCCCATGCCCAACGAGAAGAACCCGCAGGTACCCTTCACCACCCTGCCCATCGGCATCATCATCGCACCCGACGCCATCATCACCATCTGTGCAGCGGAAGGCGACCTCGTCACATTCCTGCTCAACGGCAAGGTGCGCGCCCTTGATACGGGCAAGCGCATGCGACTCGCCATCCAGCTTCTGCAGAAGGTCGCCCTCACCTACCTCTCCGACCTGCGCGCCATCAACCGCAAGTCCGAAGCCATCGAACGGGAATTGCAGAAATCCATGCGCAACAAGGAACTGCTCGAACTGTTCAGCATCGAGAAGAGCCTCGTGTATTTCATCACCTCTCTCAAGGCCAACGACATCATCATGGAGAAGCTGCGCAGCTCGCGGCTTGTACACCTCAGCGAAGACGAGATGGACCTGCTGGAGGACGCCATCATCGAGAACAGGCAGGCCATCGGCATGACGACCATCTACACCGACATCCTCAGCGGCCTCATGGACGCCTTCGCCTCTGTCATCAACAACAACATGAACACGGTCATGAAGATGCTGACAGGCGTGACCATCGTGCTCATGATTCCAAACATCATCACCGGTGCATACGGCATGAACATCGACGTCCCCCTGCATGATTCGCCCTATGCCTTCATGTTCGTGGTCGGAAGTTCGCTGCTGCTGTGCTGCCTTGCCTGGCTGCTCTTCACCAAGAAGCGGTGGATGTGA
- a CDS encoding DUF1499 domain-containing protein, which yields MRYAILLIAGTCLGIAACSFAAKPSGDTAMERPASSVASCSDREGTVPALLPPCPSSPKCVSSIAGCAPEGRTVPAFVGDVPGVIPEALTDAVLQLPGCTIETRTPARVHALCRSRVFGFIDDLDLAAEQDSTLVHVRSSARLGWWDFGVNRARVERLHALYGQRVQR from the coding sequence ATGCGTTATGCGATACTGCTCATTGCAGGGACATGTCTTGGTATCGCCGCGTGCTCCTTCGCGGCGAAGCCCTCCGGCGACACTGCCATGGAGCGCCCGGCTTCTTCCGTGGCGTCCTGTTCCGACAGGGAGGGCACTGTGCCTGCGCTGCTTCCTCCCTGCCCATCAAGCCCGAAGTGCGTCTCCAGCATCGCTGGTTGCGCCCCTGAAGGGCGCACCGTCCCCGCGTTCGTCGGCGACGTACCCGGCGTCATCCCCGAAGCCCTGACAGACGCCGTGCTGCAACTTCCCGGCTGCACCATAGAGACGCGCACCCCCGCCCGCGTGCATGCCCTCTGCCGAAGCCGCGTGTTCGGCTTCATCGACGACCTCGACCTTGCCGCAGAACAAGACTCCACGCTCGTGCACGTGCGGTCGTCGGCGCGGCTTGGCTGGTGGGACTTCGGCGTCAACCGCGCACGGGTCGAACGACTGCACGCGCTGTACGGACAGCGAGTACAACGCTGA